Proteins encoded together in one uncultured Sphaerochaeta sp. window:
- a CDS encoding DUF6544 family protein: MGRRSKVVLSIVAIIVVVLLVLLLPPSVLQKRFAGIEQEFVQNLESNKEVFTLEELEGYPLPVQRFFIEGGFIEKQKMSGLKAVFSDVPFSLGVDKPTISIDYTQINDASEPLRFAYIDSHIYGLPFQGLDSFSGGRGSMEGYLAKRIRLFNQRGGHMDKACLVTYLAEAFFLPSVALSDMVSWEAIDDTHAKAMMKAYGMEVSGIFTFSESGEMLSFSTEDRMAVTMDGTMEKVRWSAECGDYVLQDGLRVPSSLKATWHYPQGDLLYFDGKGVQITYYY, encoded by the coding sequence ATGGGAAGGAGGAGTAAGGTGGTCTTGAGCATTGTTGCGATAATTGTAGTGGTTTTATTGGTGCTATTGCTACCGCCTTCTGTACTGCAGAAGCGTTTTGCTGGTATTGAGCAGGAGTTCGTACAAAACCTGGAATCAAATAAAGAGGTGTTCACCCTCGAGGAGTTGGAAGGGTATCCCCTTCCTGTCCAGCGGTTCTTCATTGAAGGTGGATTTATTGAAAAGCAGAAGATGAGTGGACTCAAGGCCGTTTTCTCTGATGTTCCCTTCTCTCTTGGAGTGGATAAGCCTACCATCTCAATCGATTACACACAGATCAATGATGCAAGTGAGCCGCTTAGGTTTGCCTATATTGACTCCCATATCTATGGGCTTCCATTCCAGGGATTGGATTCCTTCTCCGGTGGAAGAGGTTCCATGGAGGGGTATCTTGCCAAAAGGATCAGGCTGTTCAACCAGAGGGGCGGTCATATGGATAAGGCCTGCTTGGTGACCTATCTTGCAGAAGCGTTCTTCCTTCCCTCTGTTGCCCTCAGTGACATGGTTTCCTGGGAGGCGATTGATGACACCCATGCAAAGGCAATGATGAAAGCTTATGGTATGGAGGTTTCTGGAATTTTTACCTTTTCAGAGAGCGGTGAGATGCTGAGCTTCTCTACCGAGGATAGAATGGCGGTTACCATGGATGGTACCATGGAAAAGGTTCGCTGGAGTGCTGAATGCGGTGACTATGTACTCCAGGATGGGCTTCGCGTTCCCTCCAGCCTTAAGGCAACATGGCACTACCCTCAAGGTGATCTGCTTTACTTTGATGGAAAGGGTGTCCAGATAACGTATTACTATTGA
- a CDS encoding MarR family transcriptional regulator, producing MSDDEMKANVFGSLFLVANRLQVLGDQIDAQVSTKQWLLLAVLLSCENQRCSLTELSKRTGSSRQNIKKMALILEKRGFLKLTRSDEDKRTVLLQPTQACLSHLKTREVDEIAFVEAIFVGFDTEMLKVMQKSIAQWMKNLARMEDTYGKEE from the coding sequence ATGAGTGATGATGAGATGAAGGCAAACGTGTTTGGCTCACTTTTTCTTGTTGCTAACCGGTTGCAGGTCCTTGGTGACCAGATTGATGCACAGGTTTCCACCAAGCAGTGGTTACTTTTGGCAGTGTTGCTCTCCTGTGAGAATCAGAGGTGTTCACTGACTGAGCTCTCAAAAAGAACAGGGAGTAGTAGGCAGAATATTAAGAAGATGGCCCTCATATTGGAAAAGCGGGGATTTCTCAAGCTTACAAGATCAGATGAGGATAAGAGAACTGTGCTGCTGCAACCAACTCAGGCGTGTCTCTCTCATCTGAAGACACGGGAAGTGGATGAAATTGCATTTGTTGAGGCCATTTTTGTCGGTTTTGACACTGAGATGCTTAAGGTGATGCAGAAAAGCATTGCCCAATGGATGAAGAACTTGGCACGTATGGAGGATACGTATGGGAAGGAGGAGTAA
- the asnB gene encoding asparagine synthase B: MCGFVGMFDIQRSAKAFRSQILSMSGKIRHRGPDWSGVYEGEKAIISHERLAIVDPLSGGQPLYSADRNVVLAVNGEIYNHQQIRKEYEGVYEFQTQSDCEVILALYQEKGPDFLEDLNGIFAFALYDQVKDVYLIARDHIGIIPLYQGWDDQGHFFVASELKALEGTCSAIELFPPGHLYYSPEKKLRKWYERSWTSYDVVKEHGGTIEMVKEALEAAVKRQLMSDVPYGVLLSGGLDSSIIAAITAKYAQKRVESADTEEAWWPRLHSFAIGLEGSPDLKAARIAAAHLKTVHHEVHFTIQEALDALSDVIYHLETSDITTVRAATPMYLLARVIRSMGIKMVLSGEGSDELFGGYLYFHKAPNAREFHEETVRKLSKLNLYDCLRANKSLAAWGVEGRVPFLDKEFIDVAMNLNPDMKLCPVVGENKRIEKWLLREAFKEYLPDEIVWRQKEQFSDGVGYNWIDTLKQLTSSLVSDEQFALAAKRYPIHTPATKEEYYYRTLFASHFPSESAARCVPREDSVACSTATALEWDRAFKAMNEPSGRAVAGVHDSAYEK, encoded by the coding sequence GTGGATTTGTAGGAATGTTTGACATCCAGCGCAGCGCAAAGGCCTTTCGTTCCCAGATTCTTTCCATGTCAGGGAAGATTCGTCACCGTGGTCCCGATTGGTCGGGGGTGTATGAAGGGGAGAAGGCCATCATCAGTCATGAACGACTAGCTATTGTCGACCCACTCTCAGGAGGTCAGCCGCTGTATAGCGCAGACAGGAATGTGGTGTTGGCTGTCAATGGTGAAATCTACAACCACCAGCAGATCAGAAAGGAGTATGAGGGTGTATACGAGTTCCAGACACAGAGTGACTGTGAAGTCATCCTTGCTCTCTACCAGGAGAAGGGCCCTGATTTTCTTGAGGACCTGAATGGTATCTTTGCCTTCGCTCTCTATGACCAGGTGAAGGATGTGTACCTTATTGCGCGTGACCATATAGGCATCATTCCCCTCTATCAGGGGTGGGATGACCAGGGACATTTCTTTGTGGCGAGTGAATTGAAGGCCTTGGAAGGGACCTGTAGTGCAATCGAACTCTTTCCTCCTGGACACCTGTATTACAGTCCTGAGAAAAAGCTCAGGAAGTGGTACGAGCGCTCCTGGACCAGCTATGATGTGGTCAAGGAACATGGAGGAACGATCGAGATGGTCAAGGAGGCCCTGGAAGCTGCCGTGAAGCGTCAGTTGATGAGTGACGTTCCCTATGGGGTGTTGCTCTCAGGTGGCTTGGATAGCTCCATCATTGCAGCCATTACTGCAAAATATGCCCAAAAGCGGGTGGAAAGTGCAGACACAGAGGAAGCTTGGTGGCCACGTCTCCACTCGTTTGCCATCGGGCTTGAGGGATCACCTGACCTGAAAGCAGCCCGAATTGCTGCCGCCCATCTGAAGACTGTCCACCATGAGGTACATTTTACCATTCAGGAGGCACTTGATGCTCTCAGTGATGTCATCTATCATCTGGAAACCAGTGATATCACCACGGTAAGGGCAGCAACCCCGATGTATTTGCTTGCTCGCGTCATTCGCTCGATGGGTATCAAGATGGTGCTTAGCGGGGAAGGGAGTGATGAGCTCTTTGGTGGGTATCTTTATTTCCACAAGGCTCCCAATGCCAGGGAGTTCCATGAGGAGACGGTCAGAAAGCTCTCCAAACTCAACCTCTATGACTGCCTGAGGGCGAATAAGTCACTGGCCGCCTGGGGTGTTGAGGGACGCGTTCCGTTCCTGGACAAGGAGTTCATCGATGTAGCGATGAACCTGAATCCCGACATGAAGCTCTGCCCTGTTGTTGGGGAGAATAAGCGTATCGAGAAGTGGCTTCTCCGTGAGGCGTTCAAGGAGTATCTGCCGGATGAGATTGTCTGGAGGCAGAAGGAGCAGTTCAGTGACGGGGTAGGCTACAACTGGATTGATACCCTGAAACAGCTTACCAGCTCTCTGGTCAGTGATGAACAGTTTGCCTTGGCGGCAAAGCGGTACCCGATTCATACCCCCGCTACCAAGGAGGAGTACTACTATCGTACCCTCTTTGCTTCCCACTTCCCCAGTGAGAGCGCGGCACGCTGTGTTCCTCGTGAGGACTCGGTTGCTTGTTCCACAGCAACAGCTCTGGAATGGGACCGGGCATTCAAGGCAATGAATGAACCGAGTGGAAGAGCAGTAGCTGGAGTGCATGATTCAGCCTACGAGAAGTAA